In the genome of Megalops cyprinoides isolate fMegCyp1 chromosome 7, fMegCyp1.pri, whole genome shotgun sequence, one region contains:
- the LOC118780914 gene encoding deoxyribonuclease-1-like isoform X1, protein MKIASFNIQRFGQTKMSDPNILSILVKVKRAGAGQIVSRYDIIVILEVVDISGVSVDCFLRELNRVNQEHHYTLKISSRLGRTRYKEQFLFLYRDDVVDLVGSYQYEDDQAGDTDVFAREPYILRFSSDSTVLKDLVLIPVHTKPEDSEKELDELYEVFLTVKDKWRTDNIMILGDFNADGAYISASEMKNIRIRSDKNFHWLIGDDVDTTAHPGNEHTYDRIVVYGDDMLEAVVPNSAQPFNFQKALRLTEAMALQVSDHYPVEVELCSLPSRVRKRSSNLPLQSPWKHTAEGPGNEFPLTLSCQTEELYKEVLELKKENQQLKRTKLKLEISMLEIKLAKQKK, encoded by the exons ATGAAGATCGCATCGTTTAACATCCAGAGGTTTGGCCAGACGAAAATGTCGGACCCAAACATTTTGTCGATACTTGTGAAGGTAAAAAGAGCAGGGGCAGGACAG ATTGTGTCTCGCTATGACATCATCGTAATTCTGGAGGTGGTGGACATCAGTGGTGTCTCTGTGGACTGCTTCCTGAGGGAGTTAAACAG AGTGAACCAGGAGCATCATTACACCCTGAAAATCAGCTCTCGCCTCGGAAGAACCCGCTACAAGGAGcagttcctcttcctctacag GGACGATGTGGTAGATCTGGTCGGCTCTTATCAGTACGAGGATGATCAGGCTGGGGACACGGACGTCTTTGCCAGGGAGCCATACATTCTGCGCTTcagctctgacagcacag TGCTGAAGGACCTGGTGCTGATCCCAGTCCACACGAAGCCTGAGGACTCGGAGAAGGAGCTGGACGAGCTGTACGAGGTCTTCCTGACTGTCAAGGACAAATGGAGGACAGAT aaCATTATGATCCTGGGAGACTTCAATGCAGATGGAGCCTACATCTCAGCCTCAGAGATGAAGAACATCCGTATCCGTAGCGACAAGAATTTTCACTGGCTGATTGGGGATGACGTGGACACCACCGCACACCCAGGGAATGAGCACACCTACGACAG GATTGTGGTATATGGAGACGACATGCTGGAGGCTGTAGTGCCAAACTCAGCACAGCCATTCAACTTCCAAAAAGCATTGAGACTGACTGAAGCCATG gCACTGCAGGTGAGTGATCACTACCCAGTGGAGGTGGAGCTGTGCAGTCTGCCCAgcagggtgaggaagaggagcagtaACCTTCCACTTCagtctccatggaaacacacTGCAGAAG GCCCTGGAAATGAATTCCCCCTCACCCTGAGCTGTCAGACAGAGGAGCTTTACAAGGAGGTGCTGGAgctgaaaaaggaaaaccaaCAGTTAAAGAGAACCAAACTCAAACTGGAAATTAGCATGTTAGAAATTAAATTAGctaaacaaaagaaatga
- the LOC118780914 gene encoding deoxyribonuclease-1-like isoform X2: MKIASFNIQRFGQTKMSDPNILSILVKVKRAGAGQIVSRYDIIVILEVVDISGVSVDCFLRELNRVNQEHHYTLKISSRLGRTRYKEQFLFLYRDDVVDLVGSYQYEDDQAGDTDVFAREPYILRFSSDSTVLKDLVLIPVHTKPEDSEKELDELYEVFLTVKDKWRTDNIMILGDFNADGAYISASEMKNIRIRSDKNFHWLIGDDVDTTAHPGNEHTYDRIVVYGDDMLEAVVPNSAQPFNFQKALRLTEAMVSDHYPVEVELCSLPSRVRKRSSNLPLQSPWKHTAEGPGNEFPLTLSCQTEELYKEVLELKKENQQLKRTKLKLEISMLEIKLAKQKK, encoded by the exons ATGAAGATCGCATCGTTTAACATCCAGAGGTTTGGCCAGACGAAAATGTCGGACCCAAACATTTTGTCGATACTTGTGAAGGTAAAAAGAGCAGGGGCAGGACAG ATTGTGTCTCGCTATGACATCATCGTAATTCTGGAGGTGGTGGACATCAGTGGTGTCTCTGTGGACTGCTTCCTGAGGGAGTTAAACAG AGTGAACCAGGAGCATCATTACACCCTGAAAATCAGCTCTCGCCTCGGAAGAACCCGCTACAAGGAGcagttcctcttcctctacag GGACGATGTGGTAGATCTGGTCGGCTCTTATCAGTACGAGGATGATCAGGCTGGGGACACGGACGTCTTTGCCAGGGAGCCATACATTCTGCGCTTcagctctgacagcacag TGCTGAAGGACCTGGTGCTGATCCCAGTCCACACGAAGCCTGAGGACTCGGAGAAGGAGCTGGACGAGCTGTACGAGGTCTTCCTGACTGTCAAGGACAAATGGAGGACAGAT aaCATTATGATCCTGGGAGACTTCAATGCAGATGGAGCCTACATCTCAGCCTCAGAGATGAAGAACATCCGTATCCGTAGCGACAAGAATTTTCACTGGCTGATTGGGGATGACGTGGACACCACCGCACACCCAGGGAATGAGCACACCTACGACAG GATTGTGGTATATGGAGACGACATGCTGGAGGCTGTAGTGCCAAACTCAGCACAGCCATTCAACTTCCAAAAAGCATTGAGACTGACTGAAGCCATG GTGAGTGATCACTACCCAGTGGAGGTGGAGCTGTGCAGTCTGCCCAgcagggtgaggaagaggagcagtaACCTTCCACTTCagtctccatggaaacacacTGCAGAAG GCCCTGGAAATGAATTCCCCCTCACCCTGAGCTGTCAGACAGAGGAGCTTTACAAGGAGGTGCTGGAgctgaaaaaggaaaaccaaCAGTTAAAGAGAACCAAACTCAAACTGGAAATTAGCATGTTAGAAATTAAATTAGctaaacaaaagaaatga
- the LOC118780914 gene encoding deoxyribonuclease-1-like isoform X3 has protein sequence MKIASFNIQRFGQTKMSDPNILSILVKIVSRYDIIVILEVVDISGVSVDCFLRELNRVNQEHHYTLKISSRLGRTRYKEQFLFLYRDDVVDLVGSYQYEDDQAGDTDVFAREPYILRFSSDSTVLKDLVLIPVHTKPEDSEKELDELYEVFLTVKDKWRTDNIMILGDFNADGAYISASEMKNIRIRSDKNFHWLIGDDVDTTAHPGNEHTYDRIVVYGDDMLEAVVPNSAQPFNFQKALRLTEAMALQVSDHYPVEVELCSLPSRVRKRSSNLPLQSPWKHTAEGPGNEFPLTLSCQTEELYKEVLELKKENQQLKRTKLKLEISMLEIKLAKQKK, from the exons ATGAAGATCGCATCGTTTAACATCCAGAGGTTTGGCCAGACGAAAATGTCGGACCCAAACATTTTGTCGATACTTGTGAAG ATTGTGTCTCGCTATGACATCATCGTAATTCTGGAGGTGGTGGACATCAGTGGTGTCTCTGTGGACTGCTTCCTGAGGGAGTTAAACAG AGTGAACCAGGAGCATCATTACACCCTGAAAATCAGCTCTCGCCTCGGAAGAACCCGCTACAAGGAGcagttcctcttcctctacag GGACGATGTGGTAGATCTGGTCGGCTCTTATCAGTACGAGGATGATCAGGCTGGGGACACGGACGTCTTTGCCAGGGAGCCATACATTCTGCGCTTcagctctgacagcacag TGCTGAAGGACCTGGTGCTGATCCCAGTCCACACGAAGCCTGAGGACTCGGAGAAGGAGCTGGACGAGCTGTACGAGGTCTTCCTGACTGTCAAGGACAAATGGAGGACAGAT aaCATTATGATCCTGGGAGACTTCAATGCAGATGGAGCCTACATCTCAGCCTCAGAGATGAAGAACATCCGTATCCGTAGCGACAAGAATTTTCACTGGCTGATTGGGGATGACGTGGACACCACCGCACACCCAGGGAATGAGCACACCTACGACAG GATTGTGGTATATGGAGACGACATGCTGGAGGCTGTAGTGCCAAACTCAGCACAGCCATTCAACTTCCAAAAAGCATTGAGACTGACTGAAGCCATG gCACTGCAGGTGAGTGATCACTACCCAGTGGAGGTGGAGCTGTGCAGTCTGCCCAgcagggtgaggaagaggagcagtaACCTTCCACTTCagtctccatggaaacacacTGCAGAAG GCCCTGGAAATGAATTCCCCCTCACCCTGAGCTGTCAGACAGAGGAGCTTTACAAGGAGGTGCTGGAgctgaaaaaggaaaaccaaCAGTTAAAGAGAACCAAACTCAAACTGGAAATTAGCATGTTAGAAATTAAATTAGctaaacaaaagaaatga
- the LOC118780914 gene encoding deoxyribonuclease-1-like isoform X4, giving the protein MKIASFNIQRFGQTKMSDPNILSILVKVKRAGAGQIVSRYDIIVILEVVDISGVSVDCFLRELNRVNQEHHYTLKISSRLGRTRYKEQFLFLYRDDVVDLVGSYQYEDDQAGDTDVFAREPYILRFSSDSTVLKDLVLIPVHTKPEDSEKELDELYEVFLTVKDKWRTDNIMILGDFNADGAYISASEMKNIRIRSDKNFHWLIGDDVDTTAHPGNEHTYDRIVVYGDDMLEAVVPNSAQPFNFQKALRLTEAMALQVSDHYPVEVELCSLPSRVRKRSSNLPLQSPWKHTAEGETESTEDVGTQEPGHQRAESGSCSRHGCAAYHHPHRQ; this is encoded by the exons ATGAAGATCGCATCGTTTAACATCCAGAGGTTTGGCCAGACGAAAATGTCGGACCCAAACATTTTGTCGATACTTGTGAAGGTAAAAAGAGCAGGGGCAGGACAG ATTGTGTCTCGCTATGACATCATCGTAATTCTGGAGGTGGTGGACATCAGTGGTGTCTCTGTGGACTGCTTCCTGAGGGAGTTAAACAG AGTGAACCAGGAGCATCATTACACCCTGAAAATCAGCTCTCGCCTCGGAAGAACCCGCTACAAGGAGcagttcctcttcctctacag GGACGATGTGGTAGATCTGGTCGGCTCTTATCAGTACGAGGATGATCAGGCTGGGGACACGGACGTCTTTGCCAGGGAGCCATACATTCTGCGCTTcagctctgacagcacag TGCTGAAGGACCTGGTGCTGATCCCAGTCCACACGAAGCCTGAGGACTCGGAGAAGGAGCTGGACGAGCTGTACGAGGTCTTCCTGACTGTCAAGGACAAATGGAGGACAGAT aaCATTATGATCCTGGGAGACTTCAATGCAGATGGAGCCTACATCTCAGCCTCAGAGATGAAGAACATCCGTATCCGTAGCGACAAGAATTTTCACTGGCTGATTGGGGATGACGTGGACACCACCGCACACCCAGGGAATGAGCACACCTACGACAG GATTGTGGTATATGGAGACGACATGCTGGAGGCTGTAGTGCCAAACTCAGCACAGCCATTCAACTTCCAAAAAGCATTGAGACTGACTGAAGCCATG gCACTGCAGGTGAGTGATCACTACCCAGTGGAGGTGGAGCTGTGCAGTCTGCCCAgcagggtgaggaagaggagcagtaACCTTCCACTTCagtctccatggaaacacacTGCAGAAGGTGAGACTGAGAGCACAGAAGACGTGGGGACACAGGAACCCGGGCATCAGAGAGCGGAGTCTGGAAGCTGCAGCAGACATGGCTGTGCTGCATACCACCACCCCCACAGGCAGTAA